The following proteins are encoded in a genomic region of Candidatus Eisenbacteria bacterium:
- a CDS encoding PilT/PilU family type 4a pilus ATPase has protein sequence MKIDDVLKEAVRRQASDVILSAGAPITYHVFGELHQDAPPVPLQAEQTRELVYQFLGPAQRKEFEEVQELDMGFELDGLARFRASVFRQRGTVAAVLRLIPLEIPHYSRIGMPESLLRSLLTIPNGLVLVTGPTGSGKSTTVASYLEYLNTEHGVPKHVVTIEDPIEFPLKSKVCVINQREIGVDTRGYAAGLRSALRQMPNIIFVGEMRDRETIEIALTAAETGNVVISTLSTQSASKTIHRIIDVFPIQDQAEIRTRLALTLKAVISQVLLRRKDGKGRIAAREILLSSGSVSNLIREGKVHQINNVIASSRNEGMVLLDDTLLELYHEGVLYAADVLPRLQDPEKARFLSTA, from the coding sequence ATGAAGATTGACGATGTGCTGAAGGAGGCGGTGCGCAGGCAGGCGTCGGACGTCATCCTGTCCGCCGGCGCCCCGATCACCTACCACGTCTTCGGAGAGCTGCACCAGGACGCCCCACCGGTCCCGCTGCAGGCGGAGCAGACCCGGGAGCTGGTGTACCAGTTCCTGGGACCGGCCCAGCGGAAGGAGTTCGAGGAAGTCCAGGAGCTCGACATGGGCTTCGAGCTGGACGGCCTCGCGAGGTTTCGCGCCAGTGTGTTCCGACAGCGGGGCACGGTCGCGGCCGTGCTGCGCCTGATCCCGCTGGAGATTCCGCACTACTCCCGGATCGGGATGCCCGAGAGCCTGTTGCGCTCCCTGCTGACCATTCCCAACGGGCTGGTGCTCGTGACCGGGCCCACCGGTTCGGGCAAGTCCACCACGGTGGCCAGCTACCTCGAGTACCTGAACACCGAGCACGGCGTGCCCAAGCACGTGGTCACCATCGAGGACCCGATCGAGTTCCCGCTCAAGTCCAAGGTGTGCGTGATCAACCAGCGGGAGATCGGCGTGGACACCAGGGGATATGCCGCCGGGCTGCGCAGCGCCCTGCGGCAGATGCCCAACATCATCTTCGTGGGGGAGATGCGCGATCGCGAGACGATCGAGATCGCACTCACCGCGGCGGAGACCGGCAACGTGGTGATCAGCACCCTGTCCACGCAGTCGGCGTCCAAGACCATCCACCGGATCATTGACGTGTTCCCGATCCAGGACCAGGCGGAGATCCGGACCCGCCTGGCGCTCACGCTGAAGGCGGTCATCTCCCAGGTCCTGCTGCGCCGCAAGGACGGCAAGGGCCGGATCGCCGCGCGCGAGATCCTGCTGTCCAGCGGATCGGTGTCCAACCTGATCCGCGAGGGCAAGGTGCACCAGATCAACAACGTGATCGCCAGCAGCCGCAACGAGGGCATGGTGCTCCTCGACGACACGCTGCTGGAGCTCTACCACGAGGGTGTGTTGTACGCGGCCGACGTGTTGCCCCGGCTGCAGGATCCCGAGAAGGCCCGTTTCCTGTCGACCGCCTAG